A window from Musa acuminata AAA Group cultivar baxijiao chromosome BXJ3-10, Cavendish_Baxijiao_AAA, whole genome shotgun sequence encodes these proteins:
- the LOC104000408 gene encoding dof zinc finger protein 2 isoform X1 — protein MSYEYIIYSRGSFESELSECRCYLLHEKLLCHFPLLKNLLGLLTDKSSHVAAALSSPPLPLYNPLTLIIWFSSASTNMIQERLGGVVEEKNISHPGGLLIDHSSSSSPTSSVSSQSQSSSSSSLSSAASEQQQQQQQNNLRCPRCDSTNTKFCYYNNYNLAQPRHFCKTCRRYWTKGGALRNVPIGGGCRKSKVAPAIALAGGYGRSGATKTKPAPSDLFLRSNLTSGLDNELPSGPILCAPPHTSHLMTLFRSTTVQNPNPNLNSATHRALFGATTVAEQEGTLHAHSLSLDPLSHLGLCASLCRNNNSYSYQQQPQQQQQQQPQQNNNNTDIQDLCHRLKSSSSCYNDQLQTVANDVGSFDPSSCSTAASVITAASMATSSPTPIMEHIRHSLGEFGHWNQALAWPDLPTPNVAFH, from the exons ATGAGTTACGAATATATCATATATAGTCGTGGGAGCTTCGAGTCTGAATTGAGCGAGTGTCGATGTTATTTGCTGCATGAGAAGCTGCTTTGTCACTTTCCACTTCTCAAAAACCTCTTGGGTTTGCTTACAGACAAATCCAGCCATGTAGCAGCTGCTTTATCCTCCCCTCCTCTTCCCCTATATAATCCCCTAACACTCATCATCTG GTTTTCTTCTGCAAGTACTAACATGATCCAAGAGAGGTTGGGTGGGGTGGTGGAGGAGAAGAACATCTCCCACCCCGGAGGCCTTCTGATCGATCACTCCTCCTCGTCTTCCCCCACTTCTTCTGTTTCCTCTCAGTCGCAGTCATCATCCTCATCGTCGCTGTCGTCGGCCGCttcggagcagcagcagcagcagcagcagaacaaCCTCCGTTGTCCGCGGTGCGATtccaccaacaccaagttctgctactacaacaactacaaccTCGCCCAGCCGCGCCACTTCTGCAAGACCTGCCGCCGGTACTGGACCAAGGGTGGTGCGCTCCGCAACGTCCCCATCGGCGGTGGCTGCCGCAAGAGCAAGGTGGCGCCCGCCATCGCCCTGGCCGGGGGTTACGGTCGGTCAGGCGCCACCAAGACGAAGCCGGCGCCGTCGGACCTCTTCCTGAGGTCAAACCTGACCTCTGGTCTGGATAACGAGCTGCCATCCGGCCCGATACTGTGCGCTCCCCCACATACTTCCCACCTGATGACCCTTTTCAGGTCCACCACCGTCcaaaaccccaaccctaacctcaATTCTGCAACCCATAGGGCCTTGTTTGGTGCCACCACAGTGGCCGAGCAAGAAGGCACACTGCATGCACACAGCCTGAGCTTGGACCCTTTAAGTCATCTCGGTTTATGTGCTTCACTGTGCAGGAACAACAACAGCTACTCATACCAGCAACagccacagcagcagcagcagcagcagcctcagcaaaacaacaacaacacagatatccaagatctGTGCCACAGGCTAAAATCCTCGTCTAGTTGCTATAACGATCAGTTGCAGACAGTAGCGAACGACGTCGGCAGCTTCGATCCTTCTTCTTGTTCCACTGCTGCTTCTGTGATTACCGCGGCTAGCATGGCCACGAGTTCTCCAACTCCTATCATGGAGCACATCAGACACTCTCTCGGCGAATTTGGTCACTGGAATCAGGCTTTGGCGTGGCCCGATTTGCCCACTCCTAATGTCGCATTCCACTAA
- the LOC104000408 gene encoding dof zinc finger protein 4 isoform X2 encodes MSYEYIIYSRGSFESELSECRCYLLHEKLLCHFPLLKNLLGLLTDKSSHVAAALSSPPLPLYNPLTLIIWFSSASTNMIQERLGGVVEEKNISHPGGLLIDHSSSSSPTSSVSSQSQSSSSSSLSSAASEQQQQQQQNNLRCPRCDSTNTKFCYYNNYNLAQPRHFCKTCRRYWTKGGALRNVPIGGGCRKSKVAPAIALAGGYGRSGATKTKPAPSDLFLRSNLTSGLDNELPSGPILCAPPHTSHLMTLFRNNNSYSYQQQPQQQQQQQPQQNNNNTDIQDLCHRLKSSSSCYNDQLQTVANDVGSFDPSSCSTAASVITAASMATSSPTPIMEHIRHSLGEFGHWNQALAWPDLPTPNVAFH; translated from the exons ATGAGTTACGAATATATCATATATAGTCGTGGGAGCTTCGAGTCTGAATTGAGCGAGTGTCGATGTTATTTGCTGCATGAGAAGCTGCTTTGTCACTTTCCACTTCTCAAAAACCTCTTGGGTTTGCTTACAGACAAATCCAGCCATGTAGCAGCTGCTTTATCCTCCCCTCCTCTTCCCCTATATAATCCCCTAACACTCATCATCTG GTTTTCTTCTGCAAGTACTAACATGATCCAAGAGAGGTTGGGTGGGGTGGTGGAGGAGAAGAACATCTCCCACCCCGGAGGCCTTCTGATCGATCACTCCTCCTCGTCTTCCCCCACTTCTTCTGTTTCCTCTCAGTCGCAGTCATCATCCTCATCGTCGCTGTCGTCGGCCGCttcggagcagcagcagcagcagcagcagaacaaCCTCCGTTGTCCGCGGTGCGATtccaccaacaccaagttctgctactacaacaactacaaccTCGCCCAGCCGCGCCACTTCTGCAAGACCTGCCGCCGGTACTGGACCAAGGGTGGTGCGCTCCGCAACGTCCCCATCGGCGGTGGCTGCCGCAAGAGCAAGGTGGCGCCCGCCATCGCCCTGGCCGGGGGTTACGGTCGGTCAGGCGCCACCAAGACGAAGCCGGCGCCGTCGGACCTCTTCCTGAGGTCAAACCTGACCTCTGGTCTGGATAACGAGCTGCCATCCGGCCCGATACTGTGCGCTCCCCCACATACTTCCCACCTGATGACCCTTTTCAG GAACAACAACAGCTACTCATACCAGCAACagccacagcagcagcagcagcagcagcctcagcaaaacaacaacaacacagatatccaagatctGTGCCACAGGCTAAAATCCTCGTCTAGTTGCTATAACGATCAGTTGCAGACAGTAGCGAACGACGTCGGCAGCTTCGATCCTTCTTCTTGTTCCACTGCTGCTTCTGTGATTACCGCGGCTAGCATGGCCACGAGTTCTCCAACTCCTATCATGGAGCACATCAGACACTCTCTCGGCGAATTTGGTCACTGGAATCAGGCTTTGGCGTGGCCCGATTTGCCCACTCCTAATGTCGCATTCCACTAA
- the LOC104000408 gene encoding dof zinc finger protein 2 isoform X3: MIQERLGGVVEEKNISHPGGLLIDHSSSSSPTSSVSSQSQSSSSSSLSSAASEQQQQQQQNNLRCPRCDSTNTKFCYYNNYNLAQPRHFCKTCRRYWTKGGALRNVPIGGGCRKSKVAPAIALAGGYGRSGATKTKPAPSDLFLRSNLTSGLDNELPSGPILCAPPHTSHLMTLFRSTTVQNPNPNLNSATHRALFGATTVAEQEGTLHAHSLSLDPLSHLGLCASLCRNNNSYSYQQQPQQQQQQQPQQNNNNTDIQDLCHRLKSSSSCYNDQLQTVANDVGSFDPSSCSTAASVITAASMATSSPTPIMEHIRHSLGEFGHWNQALAWPDLPTPNVAFH, from the coding sequence ATGATCCAAGAGAGGTTGGGTGGGGTGGTGGAGGAGAAGAACATCTCCCACCCCGGAGGCCTTCTGATCGATCACTCCTCCTCGTCTTCCCCCACTTCTTCTGTTTCCTCTCAGTCGCAGTCATCATCCTCATCGTCGCTGTCGTCGGCCGCttcggagcagcagcagcagcagcagcagaacaaCCTCCGTTGTCCGCGGTGCGATtccaccaacaccaagttctgctactacaacaactacaaccTCGCCCAGCCGCGCCACTTCTGCAAGACCTGCCGCCGGTACTGGACCAAGGGTGGTGCGCTCCGCAACGTCCCCATCGGCGGTGGCTGCCGCAAGAGCAAGGTGGCGCCCGCCATCGCCCTGGCCGGGGGTTACGGTCGGTCAGGCGCCACCAAGACGAAGCCGGCGCCGTCGGACCTCTTCCTGAGGTCAAACCTGACCTCTGGTCTGGATAACGAGCTGCCATCCGGCCCGATACTGTGCGCTCCCCCACATACTTCCCACCTGATGACCCTTTTCAGGTCCACCACCGTCcaaaaccccaaccctaacctcaATTCTGCAACCCATAGGGCCTTGTTTGGTGCCACCACAGTGGCCGAGCAAGAAGGCACACTGCATGCACACAGCCTGAGCTTGGACCCTTTAAGTCATCTCGGTTTATGTGCTTCACTGTGCAGGAACAACAACAGCTACTCATACCAGCAACagccacagcagcagcagcagcagcagcctcagcaaaacaacaacaacacagatatccaagatctGTGCCACAGGCTAAAATCCTCGTCTAGTTGCTATAACGATCAGTTGCAGACAGTAGCGAACGACGTCGGCAGCTTCGATCCTTCTTCTTGTTCCACTGCTGCTTCTGTGATTACCGCGGCTAGCATGGCCACGAGTTCTCCAACTCCTATCATGGAGCACATCAGACACTCTCTCGGCGAATTTGGTCACTGGAATCAGGCTTTGGCGTGGCCCGATTTGCCCACTCCTAATGTCGCATTCCACTAA